In a single window of the Pleurodeles waltl isolate 20211129_DDA chromosome 4_2, aPleWal1.hap1.20221129, whole genome shotgun sequence genome:
- the CNPY2 gene encoding protein canopy homolog 2, whose protein sequence is MHFRDSCIFYLGFLLASLLAGISARKGQDLHCGACRALVDELEWEISQVDPKKTIQTGSFRINPDGSQSVSEVPYARSEAHLTELLERVCEKMADYGEKIDSSTQRKTYVRVLSRDGTKMDLSGTKLDKDVTTNLKFACERIAEEYEDELIEFFSYKSENVKDRLCSKRTDLCDHAIHLPHDEL, encoded by the exons ATGCACTTCAGAGATAGCTGTATTTTCTACCTAGGCTTTCTCCTGGCCTCTCTTCTTGCTGGCATATCTGCCAGGAAAGGCCAGGACCTGCATTGTGGAG CGTGTCGAGCACTTGTGGATGAGCTGGAGTGGGAAATCTCACAGGTGGACCCAAAGAAGACTATTCAGACGGGTTCATTCAGGATAAACCCAGATGGCAGTCAATCAGTGTCTGAG GTACCCTATGCACGATCTGAGGCTCATTTAACCGAGCTCCTAGAGCGCGTCTGTGAGAAGATGGCAGACTATGGGGAGAAGATAGACTCGTCCACGCAGCGCAAGACGTATGTACGTGTCCTATCCCGGGACGGCACCAAGATGGATCTGTCGGGCACCAAGCTTGACAAAGACGTGACTACCAACCTGAAGTTTGCA TGTGAGCGTATTGCGGAAGAGTACGAGGATGAGCTGATAGAATTTTTCTCATACAAGTCTGAAAATGTGAAGGACCGGTTATGTAGCAAACGTACAG ATCTGTGTGACCATGCGATCCACCTCCCTCACGATGAGCTATGA